The nucleotide window GGAACGCGGCGGCAAGTCGATGCTGGTGTTCGACCCGGCCGCCGCGCCACCCGCCACCGATGCCGACGCTGCCGGTTCTGCTACCGACGCTGCCGGGAACGGCGCAGAGTCCCCAGCCGCCGGCGCCGCGTCATCCGCACCGGCCCGGGCGACGTCGACGAGGCCGGGAACGCCGCGCGCCGCGGCGACCGAGGCCGTGCTGGCGGCCACCCGGTCGCTGGCAGCCACGGTCACCGGCGGGCGGGTACCCAAGCTGGCCGTCGAAACCGTGAACGCCGAGTTCGTGCTCGGCACCACGGTGGGCGATGCCCTGCGCGCCGCCGGCTTCACCGAAACGCCGCGGGGGTTGAGGCTCAGTGCCTGAGGGCGACACCGTCTACCGCAGCGCCCGCAGCCTCGATGAGGCCCTGCACGGCACCACGCTCACCCGCTGCGACATCCGCGTGCCCGCCTTCGCCACCGTCGACCTCACCGGCCAGACCGTGCACGAGGTGATCAGCCGCGGCAAACACCTGGTGGCACACGTGGGGGAGACCAGCATCCACTCGCACCTGAAGATGGAGGGCACCTGGCACCTCTACCGGCACGGCACGAAATGGCAGCGGCCGGCGTTCCAGGCCCGCATCGTGCTGGAGGCCGCGGACTGGGTGGCCGTGGGTTTCGAGCTCGGCACCCTGGAACTCTTCCCCACCCCGGACGACGAACAGCACCTCGGCTACCTCGGCCCCGACCTGCTCGGCCCCGACTGGGACGCGACGGAGGCTGTGCGCCGGCTCGCCGGGGAGGGGGAGCGGCCGGTGGCGGTGGCACTGGGTGACCAGCGCAACCTGTCCGGACTCGGCAACGTGTACGTCAACGAACTGTGTTTCCTGCGCGGGCTGCTGCCCACCCGGCCCGTCACCGAGGTGACCGACCTGCACGGCCTGGTGGCGCTCGCCCACCGGCTGATCACGGCCAACCGGGACCGTTCAGAGCGCACCACCACCGGCAATCTGCGCCGGGGCATGCGCACCTTCGTCTACGGGAGGGAACGGCAGCCCTGCCGACGCTGCGGCACCCGCATCCGGAGCGGCCAACTCGGCCGCAGCGAACTCGAGCAGCGGGTCACCTATTGGTGCCCGCGCTGCCAAACCTGAGGTGCGCGCGTGGCGCCCCCACTCGCTGGTCGAGCTTGTCGAGACCTGGTGAGGTCGTCTCACGGGGTCTACTTCGACAGGCTCAGCACGGCGTCGGCAGGCTCGACCAGCGACGTGGTGTGAGAGAAAGCCCTAGTTGACGGGGCCGGTGAACTTCTCGCCCGGGCCCTGGCCGATCGGGTCGGGGATGGCGGACGCCTCGCGGAAGGCCAGCTGCAACGAGCGCAGACCGTCGCGGAGGCTGCGCGCGTGCATGTCCGAGATGTCGGGGGCGGATGCCGTGATCAGGCCGGCGAGGGCCGTGATCAGCTTGCGCGCCTCATCCAGGTCGATCTGGGTCTCGGGGTCGTCGGCGAGCCCGACCTTGACCGCCGATGCGCTCATCAGGTGCACCGCCGCGGTCGTGATGATCTCCACGGCCGCCACATCCGCGATGTCCCGCGTAGCCTGGCTGGATTGGTCCTGATCGTAATTGTCGCTCACTGGTTTCCTCTGCTATGCTTACCCGGGCTCCGAGATGAAAGTCTCGGTACGAAAGTGGATAATCTCCCACCCGCGCTTGACCGCTTCATAAAGGTTACCGGGTAGTTTGCACTCCGCCGTCGCTTGCTGGTTTCCAGCTTGCACGGTAGATAGGGTGCCGCACGTGGTTGATGAGTGACGGAACAAGGAAATGTTCTGAAGCTTGGGATTGCGCGCGCGATTGTCTCCTCTTCGTCTCCGGACGACATCCGTTGTCAGGCTGTAGCCACGATGCTTGAGTAGAGGAGAGACGCATCAGCGATCCCCGTACAAATGACCGTATCCGCGTCCCCGAAGTCCGTCTCGTTGGTCCCAACGGCGAACAGGTTGGGGTCGTGGCGATTGATGTCGCCCTGCGCCTGGCACAGGAGGCTGACCTCGATCTGGTCGAAGTAGCCCCCACGTCCAAGCCGCCGGTCGCGAAGATCATGGATTACGGCAAGTTCAAGTACGAAGCTGCGCAGAAGGCCAAAGAAGCCCGGCGCAACCAGGCGAACACGATCCTCAAAGAGGTTCGTTTCCGTCTCAAGATTGATAAGCACGACTACGAGACCAAGCGCAAGCGCGCCGAAGGCTTCCTGAAGGCCGGCGACAAGGTCAAGGCCATGATTCTGTTCCGTGGCCGTGAACAGTCCCGTCCCGACCAGGGTGTACGTCTGCTTCAGAGATTTGCCGAGGATGTCGCGGAGTTCGGTTCTGTGGAATCGAGCCCGACCATTGACGGTCGAAACATGGTCATGGTGATTGGCCCGCTGAAGAACAAATCAGAGGCCAAGGCAGAGGCCAATGCACATAGAGCTGCTGACAAAGCAGCCAAACAGGAGGAAAAGAATGCCTAAGCAGAAGACCCACTCTGGGACAAAGAAGCGTTTCAAGGTCACTGGCTCCGGCAAGATCATGAAGCAGCAGGCCGGACTTCGCCACAACCTCGAGGTCAAGAGCACGCAGCGCAAGTCACGCCTGAACCAGGACCAGGTTCTCGCCAAGGCCGACGTCAAGGCCATCAAGAAGCTTCTCGGCCACTAGGCCCCGTACCCCTAAAGGAATTAGAAAATGGCAAGAGTAAAGAGGGCCGTCAACGCCCACAAGAAGCGTCGCGTAATCCTTGAGCGCGCCGAGGGTTACCGCGGTCAGCGTTCACGCCTGTACCGCAAGGCCAAGGAGCAGGTCACTCACTCCCTCGTCTACAGCTACCGTGACCGTCGTGCACGCAAGGGTGACTTCCGTCGCCTGTGGATCCAGCGCATCAACGCTGCGTCCCGTGCAAACGGCCTGACCTACAACCGCCTCATCCAAGGCCTCGCCCTGGCCGGCATCCAGGTTGACCGTCGCATCCTCGCCGACCTCGCCGTCACCGAGCCCGCCACCTTCGCGGCCATCGTTGAGAGCGCCAAGGCAGCACTGCCCGCTGACACCTCCGCACCCAAGGTCGCGAAGTAGTCACACAGCTTTTCCTCAACGGGAGCGATCGCCATCGGCGGTCGCTCCCGTTTTGCATGCCCGGCGAGGCATTCTCTGGCCGGGGTGTGCGGCACCTAAACTGGGAGCATGCTAGATAACCCCCGATCTCCTCGCGTGCGTGCCGTCGCGAAACTTGCGAACCGAGCCGCCCGCTCCGAGACGGGACTGTTCCTGCTCGAAGGCCCGCAGGCCGTCTCCGAAGCCCTCACCTTTCGCCCCGAACTCGTCGTGGAGTTGTACGCGACCCCCACCGCGCTCGAGCGGTACACCGACATCGCCGAGGCCGCCGTGGCCGCGGGCGTCGACGTCGAATTCGTCACCGAGCAGGTGCTCGAGACGATGGCGGACACCGTCACCCCGCAGGGCTTCGTCGCGGTGTGCCACCAGTTCCCCACCTCGATCAAGAAGATCTTCGCCAACGAGCCCAAGCTCATCGCGATCCTCGAAGAGGTGCGCGACCCGGGCAACGCCGGCACCATCATCCGGGCAGCGGATGCCGCGGGCGCCGATGCCGTGATCTTCACCGGCCGCAGCGTCGACCTCTACAACCCCAAGGTGGTGCGCTCGTCCACCGGCTCGATCTTCCACCTGCCCGTTGCCGTCGGCGTCACCCTGGCCGACGTGCGTGAGCGCGCCAAGTTCGCCGGGATGCAGATCCTCGCGGCCGACATCAAGGGCGACGACCTGCTCGAGGCCCGCACCAGCGGCCTGCTCGCCGCTCCGACGGCCTGGCTTTTCGGCAACGAAGCCCGAGGTCTCACCGAGGAAGACCTGGCTCTGGCCGACAAGGCGATCAGCGTTCCGATCTACGGCCACGCCGAATCGATGAACCTCGCGACGGCCGCATCCGTGTGCCTGTATGAGAGCGCGTTTTCCCAGCGCGACTAGCATCTTTCCCGGTCGGGCGTCTATTACATTTGGGTTACCGACCGGGTTAATGGTGGTCTGGCCGCCGCCCCCTGCCCTAGGTTGGGGGGTATGGAGCCAACAGATACATCACCGGCGACGTCCAATATCACCGTGCGCCGGGGGAACCCTTGGTCGTCATCACGGACGTCAACAAGAACTACGGGGACCTGCACGTTCTGAAGAACATCAACGCCACGGTCAACCGCGGCGAGGTGGTCGTGGTCATCGGCCCGAGCGGCTCGGGCAAGTCCACGCTCTGTCGGGCGATCAACCGGCTTGAGACCATCGACAACGGATCGATCACGATCGACGGCAAGGAACTGCCGGCAGAGGGCAAGGCCCTCGCCCAGCTCCGAGCCGATGTCGGCATGGTGTTCCAGGCGTTCAACCTGTTCGCACACAAGACCGTGCTCGAGAACGTGACGCTGGGCCCGATCAAGGTGCGCGGCATGAGCAAGGCCGACGCAGAGAAGAAGGCGTTGGCGCTTCTGGAACGTGTCGGGGTGGCCAATCAGGCCCAGAAGATGCCGTCCCAGCTTTCCGGCGGCCAGCAGCAGCGGGTGGCCATCGCCAGGGCTCTGGCCATGGACCCCAAGCTGATCCTGCTCGATGAGCCCACCAGTGCGCTCGACCCCGAGATGATCAACGAGGTGCTCGAGGTCATGGTCGACCTCGCCAACGAGGGCATGACGATGATCGTCGTCACCCACGAAATGGGCTTCGCCCGCCGTGCCGCCGACAGGGTCATCTTCATGGCCGAGGGCGACATCGTCGAGGAGACCACCCCGGAGAAGTTCTTCACGAACCCCCAGAGCACGAGAGCGAAAGACTTCCTCTCCAAAATACTTGCCCACTAACCGGTCGGCGAGACACACAGCACACAGGAGGAAACCATGAGACGCAACAAGGGTCTAATGATCTCAGCCATCGCCCTGGTCGGAGCGTTCGCGCTGACCGGCTGCACCGATTCCGGCGCCACCACGTCCTCGGCCGCACCCGTCGAGGAAGATGTCACGTTCGCGGAGGGCAGCACCATGGCCGCGCTCAACGAAGCCGGCGAAATCACCATCGGCACCAAGTTCGACCAGCCCCTGTTCGGTCTCAAGGGTCCGGACGGCACCCCGGTCGGCTTCGACGTCGAAATCGGCAAGCTCATCGCGGCGAAGCTCGGCATTGAGGCGTCGAACATCACCTGGACCGAGACTGTCTCCGCCAACCGCGAGCCGTTCATCCAGAACGGTGACGTCGACCTCGTCGTCGCCACCTACACGATCAACGACGCCCGCAAGGAAGTTGTCTCGTTCGCCGGTCCGTACTACGAAGCCGGCCAGGACCTGCTCGTTCTGGCGGGCAACGACGCGAAGATCACCGGACCGGAGGACCTCGCTGACAAGACGGTCTGTACCGTGAGCGGATCCACGTCGGAGAAGAACATCGCCGCGTACACGTCCAACGTGATCGCCACCGACACCTACTCCAACTGCCTCGGCCCGCTGCGCAGCGGCGAAGTCGACGCCGTCACCACCGACAACGTGATCCTGGCCGGCCTCGCCGACCAGAACGCCGGTGAGTTCGAGGTTGTCGGCAACCCGTTCACCGCCGAGCCTTACGGCATCGGCCTGGCCAAGGACGACACCGAGTTCCGCGACTTCATCAACGACGTTCTGGAAGAGTCCTACGACGATGGTTCCTGGGCAGCAGCCTGGGAGGCCACCGCGGGTTCAGTACTCGAGACGCCGGAACCCCCGGCGGTCGACCGCTACTAGCAGTACAGCTCGATCCGATCGGGGTGGCCGCACCGGCCGCCCCGATCGGTTGTTCTCCTGAAATACATCGACCACTACGGTCTCGAACCAACACAGAGGAGGTGAGTCTTGGACGCTGTCATCGAAAACCTGCCGCTCTTTCTGGAAGGCTTCAGAAACACACTTGGCTTGCTGATTTTCTCCGGCATCGGCGCGCTCGTCTTGGGCATCGTCGTTGCCTCACTGCGAATCTCGCCGGTCGCGTCCTTCCGCACCTTTGCGACCGTCTACACGGAGCTTGTGCGCAACACCCCGCTCACCCTCGTTCTGTTCTTCTGCGCGTTCATTTTGCCGTACCTGCAGTTTTCGCCGGGCTACTTCCAACTCGCCCTGATCGGGCTCACGGTCTACACCTCTCCCTTTGTGGCCGAGGCACTGCGTTCCGGGATCAACGGCGTTCCCGTCGGCCAGGCTGAGGCAGCCCGCAGCGTCGGCCTCACCTTCGGTCAGTCCCTGAGCTACGTGATCATGCCCCAGGCCGTGCGGATGGTGATTCCCCCGCTGATCAACGTCTTCATCGCCCTCACGAAGAACACGTCCGTCGCCGGCGCGTTCTTTGTCTTCGAACTCTTCGGCGTCGGCCGCAGGGTCACCAACGACCGCGGTGACGAGGTCATCGCGATTCTGCTCGCCGTCGCGTTCTTCTACCTGATCATCACGATCACACTCGGCCAGATCGCGGCCAGGGTGGAAAAGAAAGTGGCGGTGCTGCGATGAGCTCGGTTCTCTACGATGCACCGGGGCCCAAGGCCCGCGCACGGTCGCGAGTGATCTCAGTTGTCGGTGTTGTTCTCGTACTGGCCCTCCTGGCCTGGCTGATCTGGGCACTGGGCACACCCAAGGCCAGCGCCAACGGCGTTGTCCAGCCGGGCATGTGGGATGCCATGCGCTGGGACGTCTTCTCCGACCGTCAGGTGTGGCTTGCACTGGGCCGCGGAGTCCTGGCCACCCTGAGGATGGCCGGAGTAGCCGCGGTGATCGCCCTGGTCCTCGGAGTGGTGTTCTCGTTCGGTCGGTCCGCCGATCACCGGGCCATACGCATCCCGACCACGATCATCCTCGAATTCGTGCGCGGCCTGCCGGTGCTTCTGATGATGCTCTTCATCCTTCTCGTGTTCGCCACGGGCGCCTACTGGGCCGGTGTCGCGGCGCTGGGTCTCTACAACGGTGCGATCATCGGGGAGGCGCTGCGGGCGGGCATCCAATCGCTGCCTCGCGGTCAGCGCGAGGCCGGCCTGGCCATCGGACTCACTCCGCTGTCCACCCGGTTCCGGATCGAATTCCCGCAGGCGTTCCGCCAGATGCTGCCGATCATCATCGCCCAGCTGGTGGTGCTGCTCAAGGACACCTCGCTGGCATTCATCGTGGGTTACGGCGAACTGCTGCGCGAGGGCGTGCGGAACCTGCCGAACTTCTTCGGTGAGCGTTACCAGTTCTCGTTCTTCCTGGTCGTGCTGGTCATCTACCTCGCGATGAACATGTCGTTGTCCTGGCTGGCCCGGGTCATCGCCCGCCGTTCGGGCCCGAAGGCCGGCAAGATCGTCGAGCCGGCGCCGGAGCCCATGCCGAACGCGGCTGGACCGGGCGGCGGCTTCTAAAGCCCACGGTGTGCCGGCTGCCGCAGCCCGTGCGGCGGCCGGGCACTAAACTTGGGTCTCGTGTCTGCCCCCACTGAAATAACCGAACCCGTCGTCACCGCGGCCGTCGATGCCGCCCTCGCGGCCATCGAAGCCGCCACTGACTCCGCCGCCCTCAAGGCCGTGCGCTCGGCGCACGTCGGCGAGGCCTCGCCGCTGGCCGCGCTGAACGCTCTCATGCGCAGCGTGCCCGGCGACCAGAAGGCCGCCGCCGGCAAACTCGTCGGCCAGGCCCGCGCCCGGGTGAACCAGGCGTTGAGCGCCCGCGAAGCCGCGATCGTCGAAGCCGAGGCCACCGCCCAGCTCGCCGCCGAAGCCGTGGACGTCACCGCCGCCGCCTCCACCTGGCGGGCCGGGGCCCGGCATCCGCTCACTCTGCTGCAGGAGCGCGTCTCAGACGTGTTCGTGGGCATGGGCTGGGAGGTCGCAGAGGGCCCGGAGCTCGAGAGCGAGTGGTTCAACTTCGACGCGTTGAACTTCGACGAGGACCACCCGGCCCGCGCCATGCAGGACACGTTCTTCATCGACCCGCCCGAGGCGCACCTGGTGCTGCGCACGCACACCTCGCCCGTGCAGATGCGCGCGCTGCTGGGCAACGAGCCGCCCGTCTACCGGATCTCTCCCGGCCGCGTCTACCGCACGGATGAACTCGACGCCACCCACACCCCGGTCTTCCACCAGATCGAGGGCATCGCCGTGGACAAGGGCCTCACCATGGCCCACCTGCGTGGCACCCTCGACCACTTCGTCAAGGCACTCTTCGGTGACGAGGCCAAGGTGCGCCTGCGCCCCAACTACTTCCCGTTCACCGAGCCGAGCGCCGAGCTCGACCTCTGGCACCCCACCTTCAAGGACGGCGCCCGCTGGATCGAGTGGGGTGGCTGCGGCATGGTCAACGCCAATGTGCTGCGCTCCGCCGGGATCGACCCCGAGGTCTACTCCGGATTCGCGTTCGGCGTTGGCGTCGAACGAGCACTGATGTTCCGCAACGATGTGAAGGATATGCACGACATGGTCGAAGGCGACGTTCGGTTCAGCCAGCAGTACGGGATGACCGTCTGATGCGCGTTCCCCTGAGCTGGCTCGGCGAATTCGTCGACCTAGAACCCGGCACCACCCCCGAAGCCGTGCACGCCGCCTTGGTGAGCGTGGGCCTGGAGGAAGAAGAGATCCACCGCTTCGAGCTGACCGGCCCCATCGTGGTGGGCCAGGTTCTCGAGTTCGTCGGTGAAGTGCAGACCAACGGCAAGACCATCAACTGGTGCCAGGTGCGCGTCGCCGCGGACGGCGAACTCGCCGCAGACGGCGGCCCGGCCATCCACGGCATCGTCTGTGGCGCCCACAACTTCGTCGTCGGCGACAAGGTCGTCGTGACCCTGCCCGGCGCCGTGCTGCCCGGGCCGTTCCCGATCGCGCCGCGCAAGACCTACGGCCACGTCTCTGACGGCATGATCGCCTCGGCCCGCGAACTCGGCCTCGGCGACGAGCACGCCGGCATCCTGGTGCTCGGCGGCCTCGGTCTCGACCCCGAGATCGGCACGGATGCGATCAGCCTGCTGGGCCTGGACGACTCCGCCGTGGAGATCAACGTCACGCCCGACCGCGGCTACGCGTTCTCGATCCGCGGCGTCGCCCGCGAGTATTCGCACGCCACCGGCGCGACCTTCCGCGACCCGGCCCTCGCCGTGACCGCGACGGCGTCCACCGAGGTCTTCCCGGTCTCGATCGACGATGCCGCACCCATCCGCAATCGTGTCGGCGCGAGCGTCTTCGTCACCCGCGTTGTGCGCGGCGTCGACCCGAGCAAGCCGTCACCGGCCTGGCTCATCGCCCGGCTCAAGCTGGCCGGCATCCGCTCGATCTCGCTGATCGTGGACATCACCAACTACGTGATGATCGAACTCGGCCAGCCGATCCACGGCTACGACCTCGACAAGCTCACCGGGGGCCTGGTCGTGCGCCGCGCGCAGGCTGGGGAGAAGATCGTCACCCTCGACGACGTCACCCGCACCCTGAACCCCGAAGACCTGCTGATCACGGACGGTTCCGGCCCCATCGGCCTGGCCGGCGTGATGGGCGGAGCGACCACCGAGATCGGCGCGGGCACCACCAACGTGCTGGTCGAGGCCGCGAATTTCGACCCGGTGTCGATCGCGCGCACCGCCCGCCGGCACAAGCTGCCCAGCGAAGCGTCCCGCCGGTTCGAACGCGGTGTCGACCCCGAGGTCGCTGCTGTGGCAGCCGCCAGGGTGGTGCAGCTGCTCGTCGAGCTCGCCGGGGGAGTGGCCGACGGACTCGGCTCGCTGCACGACGCCACCCCGGAGCGCACCCCGATCGACCTGCCCACCGGCTTCGTCTCCGGCCTGATCGGCCTGGAGTACACCCGCGAGGAGGTGCGCACCTCGCTCGCCGAGATCGGCGCCTCCATGACCGAGACCGAAACCGGCCTGGCCGTGGTCGCGCCCAGCTGGCGCCCCGACCTCACCGACAAGTGGACCCTCGCCGAGGAGGTCGCCCGCATCGTCGGGTACGACCGCATTCCGTCGGTGCTGCCCGTCGCCCCGCCCGGCCGCGGCCTCACCCGCACGCAGCAGCTCAAGCGTTCGGTCGCCAACGTGCTCGCCGCGACCGGCCACACCGAGGTGCTGGCCTACCCGTTCGTCGCCGAGAAGGCCAACAACCTGTTCGGCGACTCGGTCAGCAGCACGGTTCCGCAGATCAAGGTGGCCAACCCGCTCGACGGCGAGGCGCCGTTCATGCGCACCTCGATGCTGCCGGGCCTCTTGCAGATCGCGCACCGCAACCTGTCCCGCGGCTCCACCGACCTGGCGATCTTCGAGCTCGGCTCGGTGTTCCGCCCGGTAGCAGGCGTCAGCTACGGCAGCGCCGTCGTGCCGCCGGCCGCCGTGCGGCCCAGTCGCGAGCTCGAAGCCCAGCTGAACGCCGGCATCCCGCCGCAGCCGTTCACCGCCGGCATCGTGCTGCTCGGCAACACCGTGCGCCACCAGCCCGGCCATACGCCCATCGCGGCGTCCTGGCAGGACGCCCTCACCGCCGTGCGGCAGATCGGCCTGGCCGTCGGCCTGCCGATCCTCGTGCGCCAGGGCACCCACCAGGCCATGCACCCCGGCCGCACCGCCGAGCTGTTCGTGGCAACGGATGCCGGCGACCTGTCCGTCGGCTTCGCGGGCGAACTGCTGCCCGCCGTCGCGCGCGGCGCCGACCTGCCCGCCGTGGTCGCTGTCGTCGAGCTGAACCTGTCCGCGGTCTTCGCCCAGGTGACCGGGGAGCTGCAGGCCACCGTGATCGGTACCAAGCCCGCCGCCACCCAGGACCTCTCCCTCGTCGTCGACGCCCAGGTGCCGGCCAGCGACGTGCTGGCCGCCGTGCGCGAGGGCAGCGGAGCGCTGCTGGAGAGCATCGACCTGGTCGACGACTACCGCGGCACGGGCATCGAGACCGGGCAGAAGTCGCTCACCTTCGCCCTGCGGTTCCGGGCGCCCGACCGCACCCTCACCGCCGCTGAGGCCAGCGACGCGAAGCTGGCCGGCGTGCAGCTCGCCGCGGCCCGCTTCGGGGCGCACCTGCGCGAGTAACCGGCCACCGAAGCACCGCCGAGCTGCCCCGTTTCGGACGAATTGCCCCCGCACAGCGGGGCAACTCGTCCGCAACGGGGCATTTCGCGATTCTTGGGCGGTGGCGGCAGCCGGGTAAGTTTGATTTATGGTCTTTTCGGTAGCTGTTGCGGGCGCGAGTGGGTATGCGGGCGGTGAGCTGCTGCGTCTGCTGGCCGCGCACCCCGATTTTGAGGTGCGCACGGTTACCGCGCACAGCAACTCCGGTCAGCGCCTGGTCGACGTGCAACCGCACCTGCGCTCGCTGTCCCACCTCGTGCTGGCCGACACGGATGCGTCCACCCTGGCCGGCCACGACGTCGTCTTCCTCGCCCTCCCGCACGGCGCCTCCGGGGCACTGACCGCCCAGCTGCCGGAAGACACCCTCGTGGTCGACTGCGGCGCCGACCACCGCCTCGAGAGCGAGGCCGACTGGGCCGCGTTCTACGGCGGCGACTACTTCGGCGCCTGGGCCTACGGTGTGCCCGAACTTCCCGTGGGCGACGGCCGACAGCGCGACCGCCTGGTGGGCGCCCGCCGCATCGCCGCGCCCGGCTGCAACGCCAGCACCGTGGCCCTCGCCCTGGCCCCCGGCATCCTCGCCGGCGTGATCGAGGCGGCCGACATCGTCGCCGTGCTCGCCGTCGGCCCCTCCGGCGCGGGCAAGAGCCTCAAGGTGCCCAACCTGGCCGCCGAGATCCTCGGCTCCGCCAACCCCTACGCCGTCGGCGGCACCCACCGGCACATCCCCGAGATCCAGCAGAGCCTGCGCTGGGCCGGAGCGACGAACCCGACGGTGTCGTTCACGCCGGTGATCGTGCCGATGTCGCGCGGCATCCTCGCCACCGCCACCGCACGAGTGGTGCCGGGCACCAGCGCGGCCGCTGTGCGCGAGGCCTGGGTCTCCGCCTACGCTGACGAACCGTTCGTGCATGTGCTGCCGCCAGGGCAGTTCCCGCGCACCGCCGACGTGCTCGGC belongs to Cryobacterium sp. SO2 and includes:
- a CDS encoding DNA-formamidopyrimidine glycosylase family protein; amino-acid sequence: MPEGDTVYRSARSLDEALHGTTLTRCDIRVPAFATVDLTGQTVHEVISRGKHLVAHVGETSIHSHLKMEGTWHLYRHGTKWQRPAFQARIVLEAADWVAVGFELGTLELFPTPDDEQHLGYLGPDLLGPDWDATEAVRRLAGEGERPVAVALGDQRNLSGLGNVYVNELCFLRGLLPTRPVTEVTDLHGLVALAHRLITANRDRSERTTTGNLRRGMRTFVYGRERQPCRRCGTRIRSGQLGRSELEQRVTYWCPRCQT
- a CDS encoding DUF1844 domain-containing protein, whose amino-acid sequence is MSDNYDQDQSSQATRDIADVAAVEIITTAAVHLMSASAVKVGLADDPETQIDLDEARKLITALAGLITASAPDISDMHARSLRDGLRSLQLAFREASAIPDPIGQGPGEKFTGPVN
- the infC gene encoding translation initiation factor IF-3, which codes for MSDPRTNDRIRVPEVRLVGPNGEQVGVVAIDVALRLAQEADLDLVEVAPTSKPPVAKIMDYGKFKYEAAQKAKEARRNQANTILKEVRFRLKIDKHDYETKRKRAEGFLKAGDKVKAMILFRGREQSRPDQGVRLLQRFAEDVAEFGSVESSPTIDGRNMVMVIGPLKNKSEAKAEANAHRAADKAAKQEEKNA
- the rpmI gene encoding 50S ribosomal protein L35 translates to MPKQKTHSGTKKRFKVTGSGKIMKQQAGLRHNLEVKSTQRKSRLNQDQVLAKADVKAIKKLLGH
- the rplT gene encoding 50S ribosomal protein L20; translated protein: MARVKRAVNAHKKRRVILERAEGYRGQRSRLYRKAKEQVTHSLVYSYRDRRARKGDFRRLWIQRINAASRANGLTYNRLIQGLALAGIQVDRRILADLAVTEPATFAAIVESAKAALPADTSAPKVAK
- a CDS encoding RNA methyltransferase, with translation MLDNPRSPRVRAVAKLANRAARSETGLFLLEGPQAVSEALTFRPELVVELYATPTALERYTDIAEAAVAAGVDVEFVTEQVLETMADTVTPQGFVAVCHQFPTSIKKIFANEPKLIAILEEVRDPGNAGTIIRAADAAGADAVIFTGRSVDLYNPKVVRSSTGSIFHLPVAVGVTLADVRERAKFAGMQILAADIKGDDLLEARTSGLLAAPTAWLFGNEARGLTEEDLALADKAISVPIYGHAESMNLATAASVCLYESAFSQRD
- a CDS encoding amino acid ABC transporter ATP-binding protein; the protein is MVVITDVNKNYGDLHVLKNINATVNRGEVVVVIGPSGSGKSTLCRAINRLETIDNGSITIDGKELPAEGKALAQLRADVGMVFQAFNLFAHKTVLENVTLGPIKVRGMSKADAEKKALALLERVGVANQAQKMPSQLSGGQQQRVAIARALAMDPKLILLDEPTSALDPEMINEVLEVMVDLANEGMTMIVVTHEMGFARRAADRVIFMAEGDIVEETTPEKFFTNPQSTRAKDFLSKILAH
- a CDS encoding glutamate ABC transporter substrate-binding protein, producing the protein MISAIALVGAFALTGCTDSGATTSSAAPVEEDVTFAEGSTMAALNEAGEITIGTKFDQPLFGLKGPDGTPVGFDVEIGKLIAAKLGIEASNITWTETVSANREPFIQNGDVDLVVATYTINDARKEVVSFAGPYYEAGQDLLVLAGNDAKITGPEDLADKTVCTVSGSTSEKNIAAYTSNVIATDTYSNCLGPLRSGEVDAVTTDNVILAGLADQNAGEFEVVGNPFTAEPYGIGLAKDDTEFRDFINDVLEESYDDGSWAAAWEATAGSVLETPEPPAVDRY
- a CDS encoding amino acid ABC transporter permease, which translates into the protein MDAVIENLPLFLEGFRNTLGLLIFSGIGALVLGIVVASLRISPVASFRTFATVYTELVRNTPLTLVLFFCAFILPYLQFSPGYFQLALIGLTVYTSPFVAEALRSGINGVPVGQAEAARSVGLTFGQSLSYVIMPQAVRMVIPPLINVFIALTKNTSVAGAFFVFELFGVGRRVTNDRGDEVIAILLAVAFFYLIITITLGQIAARVEKKVAVLR
- a CDS encoding amino acid ABC transporter permease; this encodes MISVVGVVLVLALLAWLIWALGTPKASANGVVQPGMWDAMRWDVFSDRQVWLALGRGVLATLRMAGVAAVIALVLGVVFSFGRSADHRAIRIPTTIILEFVRGLPVLLMMLFILLVFATGAYWAGVAALGLYNGAIIGEALRAGIQSLPRGQREAGLAIGLTPLSTRFRIEFPQAFRQMLPIIIAQLVVLLKDTSLAFIVGYGELLREGVRNLPNFFGERYQFSFFLVVLVIYLAMNMSLSWLARVIARRSGPKAGKIVEPAPEPMPNAAGPGGGF
- the pheS gene encoding phenylalanine--tRNA ligase subunit alpha; translation: MSAPTEITEPVVTAAVDAALAAIEAATDSAALKAVRSAHVGEASPLAALNALMRSVPGDQKAAAGKLVGQARARVNQALSAREAAIVEAEATAQLAAEAVDVTAAASTWRAGARHPLTLLQERVSDVFVGMGWEVAEGPELESEWFNFDALNFDEDHPARAMQDTFFIDPPEAHLVLRTHTSPVQMRALLGNEPPVYRISPGRVYRTDELDATHTPVFHQIEGIAVDKGLTMAHLRGTLDHFVKALFGDEAKVRLRPNYFPFTEPSAELDLWHPTFKDGARWIEWGGCGMVNANVLRSAGIDPEVYSGFAFGVGVERALMFRNDVKDMHDMVEGDVRFSQQYGMTV